A window from Aquabacterium sp. NJ1 encodes these proteins:
- a CDS encoding DUF1631 family protein, which translates to MTDPRLDIVLDRAHSRVNKAVSDAIDKVLTQLGPLSLSATSNSQRQLLMSAERELKFKAPQVSASFNKGFRQQLDKANRVTQSGHQTLGNDTDWASLSLVDNEEVERSVTADRMAQALTHECDAELGPLQAHMTTLLGDPSPERNPLRPPGIAKALLNALADVGSEPDVVQTLGQHAGRVLGQELRNCYSQILADLKAQGVTPQGLSVNRARQGTATSPGSLNGELPTATPTQPGTFNDSTAGRSTSGYASAPLTAETHLRAAQALSEMFGVTMPGPVPNGPAPMGLRAPRAPGGMPAVNPDFQNLLRQIAAQTPAPGWTADFPGADGAGAQGEISAGFAGPLMAVNLIRAHREELVRASGGAALDQMVIDIVAALFDQVLSDPKVSPQMARQIARLQMPVLRVALADMSFFNSRKHPVRRFVNRIATLSASFDGYDDGAGRACLERVTALVDDIVAGDFDRMDAYESKLAELESFIDTENAREAAENAAVAAMLNGKEADLRVHQRYMQILKRELADVEMPEFVRDFLAQIWSQVQVMASARDGAQSPLAARMKKAGHDLALSVQPKGHPQLRKEFLLKLPQLMKDLNEGLGLIQWADEAKQAFFSQLLPAHAECLKTAPHHDLTQRMLEHQLTKVEQIAIPSREEAANDPLPETLDDLKSPPVLTVVSALSATEIQQAGFVPEAALAAEGPLDIDLNLPGDNDPSLSEIDINLDAPPPPSAGLQLVHHIQKGTAYQMMMQGQWKKVRLTWVSDGRTFFIFNHGHTHKQTISLTARTLAKMCDSGRFRAFEQAELIERATVRARRQLAALGSGGASAAPRARSAA; encoded by the coding sequence GTGACCGACCCTCGTTTAGACATCGTTCTTGACCGTGCGCACAGCCGCGTCAACAAGGCGGTGTCGGACGCCATCGACAAGGTTCTGACACAGCTCGGGCCGCTGTCCCTGTCGGCCACCAGCAATTCACAGCGCCAGCTGCTGATGAGCGCCGAGCGGGAGCTGAAATTCAAGGCCCCGCAGGTGAGCGCCAGCTTCAACAAGGGCTTTCGCCAGCAACTGGACAAGGCCAACCGCGTCACCCAGAGCGGGCACCAGACGCTGGGCAATGACACCGACTGGGCCTCTTTGTCCCTGGTGGACAACGAAGAGGTGGAGCGCAGCGTCACCGCCGACCGCATGGCCCAGGCCCTCACGCATGAATGCGACGCGGAGCTGGGACCGCTGCAGGCCCACATGACCACCCTGCTGGGTGACCCCAGCCCCGAGCGCAACCCGCTGCGCCCCCCCGGCATTGCCAAAGCCTTGCTGAATGCGCTGGCCGACGTGGGCAGCGAACCGGACGTGGTGCAGACGCTGGGTCAGCACGCCGGGCGCGTGCTGGGGCAGGAGCTGCGCAACTGCTACAGCCAGATCCTGGCCGACCTGAAGGCCCAGGGCGTGACGCCACAGGGCCTGTCGGTCAACCGCGCGCGCCAGGGCACGGCGACAAGCCCCGGTAGCCTCAATGGTGAACTGCCCACGGCCACGCCGACGCAACCAGGCACCTTCAACGACAGCACCGCCGGGCGCAGCACCTCCGGCTATGCCAGCGCACCGCTGACCGCCGAAACGCACCTGCGTGCCGCCCAGGCACTCAGCGAGATGTTCGGCGTGACCATGCCCGGCCCCGTACCGAACGGCCCGGCCCCCATGGGGCTGCGTGCGCCGCGGGCGCCTGGCGGCATGCCGGCCGTCAACCCCGACTTTCAGAACCTGCTGCGCCAGATCGCCGCCCAGACACCCGCCCCCGGCTGGACGGCGGACTTCCCCGGCGCCGATGGCGCAGGCGCTCAGGGCGAGATCAGCGCAGGTTTTGCCGGCCCGCTGATGGCCGTCAACCTGATCCGCGCCCACCGGGAAGAACTGGTGCGCGCCAGTGGCGGTGCCGCCCTCGATCAGATGGTGATCGATATCGTGGCCGCCCTGTTCGACCAGGTGCTGTCCGACCCCAAGGTGTCGCCGCAGATGGCCCGCCAGATCGCCCGCCTGCAGATGCCCGTGCTGCGTGTGGCCCTGGCCGACATGAGCTTCTTCAATTCACGCAAGCACCCCGTGCGGCGCTTCGTGAACCGCATCGCGACCCTGTCGGCCTCTTTTGATGGCTATGACGACGGTGCTGGCCGCGCTTGCCTGGAGCGCGTCACCGCGCTGGTCGATGACATCGTCGCGGGCGATTTCGACCGCATGGACGCCTACGAGTCCAAGCTGGCCGAGCTGGAATCGTTCATCGACACCGAGAACGCGCGCGAAGCGGCCGAGAACGCCGCCGTGGCCGCCATGCTCAACGGCAAGGAAGCCGATCTGCGCGTGCACCAGCGCTACATGCAGATCCTCAAGCGCGAGCTGGCTGACGTGGAGATGCCCGAGTTCGTGCGGGACTTCCTGGCGCAGATCTGGAGCCAGGTGCAGGTCATGGCGTCGGCCCGCGACGGCGCGCAATCCCCCCTGGCGGCCCGCATGAAGAAAGCCGGGCATGACCTGGCCCTGAGCGTGCAGCCCAAGGGGCACCCGCAATTGCGCAAGGAGTTCCTGCTCAAGCTGCCGCAGCTGATGAAGGACCTCAACGAGGGCCTGGGGCTGATCCAGTGGGCTGACGAAGCCAAGCAGGCCTTCTTCTCGCAACTGTTGCCGGCCCATGCCGAGTGCCTGAAAACCGCGCCGCACCACGACCTGACCCAGCGCATGCTGGAGCACCAGCTGACCAAGGTCGAACAGATTGCCATTCCCAGCCGCGAGGAAGCGGCCAATGACCCGCTGCCCGAGACGCTGGACGACCTGAAGTCGCCCCCGGTGCTGACGGTGGTGTCGGCCCTGAGCGCCACCGAAATCCAGCAGGCCGGCTTTGTGCCCGAGGCCGCGCTGGCCGCCGAAGGCCCGCTGGACATCGACCTGAATCTGCCCGGCGACAACGACCCGTCGCTCAGCGAAATCGACATCAACCTGGACGCCCCGCCGCCGCCCTCGGCCGGCCTGCAACTGGTGCACCACATCCAGAAGGGCACGGCTTACCAGATGATGATGCAGGGGCAGTGGAAAAAGGTTCGCCTGACCTGGGTGAGCGACGGCCGCACCTTCTTCATCTTCAACCACGGCCACACGCACAAGCAGACCATCTCGCTGACGGCCCGCACGCTGGCCAAGATGTGCGACAGCGGCCGATTCAGGGCGTTCGAGCAGGCCGAATTGATCGAACGCGCCACCGTGCGTGCGCGCCGGCAACTGGCCGCACTCGGTTCAGGCGGCGCCAGCGCCGCGCCTCGCGCCCGCTCTGCGGCCTGA
- the pdxA gene encoding 4-hydroxythreonine-4-phosphate dehydrogenase PdxA produces the protein MGDACGIGPEIIAKWWRAGGGAAVVIGSLAVMQRATSWLPQADRPEVVALGSLAQQASLQPGQMGVWVPPALPADLLDAPLGQVDVRAGQAAAACIREAVRLAQQGQVAGIVTAPLHKEALALAGEPYPGHTELLQAEGSPPGQAPAPVRMMLANDELKTVLVTIHVSLRQAIEQVTTASVLETIRITHASAQLWGMPRPRIAVAGLNPHAGEGGLFGDEELTIIGPAIEAARADGIDASGPYAPDTVFMRARNVPGHPGEFDVVIAMYHDQGLIPVKYLGLDQGVNVTLGLPFVRTSPDHGTAFDLAGTGRADEASFAQAVRMARVLVAGRAGA, from the coding sequence ATGGGGGACGCCTGCGGCATCGGCCCTGAGATCATTGCCAAATGGTGGCGCGCAGGTGGCGGCGCGGCTGTCGTGATTGGCTCCCTGGCGGTGATGCAGCGGGCGACCAGTTGGTTGCCGCAAGCGGATCGACCCGAGGTGGTGGCTCTGGGCAGCCTGGCGCAGCAAGCCAGCCTGCAGCCTGGGCAGATGGGCGTCTGGGTGCCTCCGGCCCTGCCAGCTGATTTGCTGGACGCCCCCTTGGGGCAGGTGGACGTGCGGGCCGGGCAGGCGGCCGCTGCCTGCATCCGCGAAGCGGTGCGCCTGGCCCAGCAAGGCCAGGTGGCTGGCATCGTGACTGCCCCCTTGCACAAAGAGGCGCTGGCGCTGGCTGGCGAACCTTACCCGGGCCACACCGAGCTGCTCCAGGCCGAAGGCAGCCCCCCGGGCCAGGCGCCTGCGCCCGTGCGCATGATGCTGGCCAACGACGAACTCAAAACCGTGCTGGTGACCATCCATGTGTCCCTGCGCCAGGCCATCGAGCAGGTCACCACCGCGTCGGTGCTGGAGACCATCCGCATCACGCATGCCAGTGCACAACTTTGGGGCATGCCGCGCCCACGCATCGCCGTGGCAGGGCTGAATCCGCACGCGGGTGAAGGCGGGCTGTTTGGCGACGAGGAACTGACCATCATCGGCCCGGCCATCGAGGCGGCCCGTGCCGACGGCATCGACGCCAGCGGGCCTTACGCGCCCGATACGGTCTTCATGCGCGCCCGGAACGTGCCAGGGCACCCTGGCGAATTTGACGTGGTGATCGCGATGTACCACGACCAGGGGCTGATCCCGGTGAAGTACCTGGGGCTGGACCAGGGGGTGAACGTGACCTTGGGGCTGCCCTTTGTGCGCACCAGCCCCGACCACGGTACCGCCTTTGATCTGGCCGGGACGGGCCGGGCGGACGAAGCCAGTTTCGCGCAGGCCGTGCGCATGGCGCGTGTGCTGGTGGCCGGGCGGGCGGGCGCCTGA
- a CDS encoding trypsin-like peptidase domain-containing protein yields the protein MRKTWLIFSQTVTVAVAVLFVVSTFKPQWIQSVSWRQALPGATVAVVPAAAPGSSAPAPAAVALGFRDAAQKAAPTVVSVVTSNSAARNPRRNDPWFRYFFGDQEGQPQSGVGSGVIVSPEGYVLTNNHVVDHMDDIEVMLTDGRKASAKVIGTDPDTDLAVLKVDLDRLPSIAFGDSDALQVGDPVLAIGNPFGVGQTVTAGIVSALGRNQLGINTFENFIQTDAAINPGNSGGALVDASGNLVGINSAIYSRSGGSLGIGFAIPVSTARQVMESLIRDGQVTRGWIGVEPRDLTPEMAETFNLPIKDGVLITGVLHNGPAAQGGMRPGDVVVEVARNKVANTAQLLNAVASLKPGESVQLRVQRGTEILALNVVVAKRPKTPLQARNQDE from the coding sequence ATGCGTAAAACCTGGCTGATTTTCTCGCAGACCGTGACCGTGGCGGTTGCCGTGCTGTTCGTGGTCTCGACATTCAAACCACAGTGGATCCAGTCCGTGTCCTGGCGTCAAGCCTTGCCTGGCGCCACGGTGGCCGTGGTGCCGGCCGCAGCCCCTGGCAGCAGTGCGCCAGCGCCTGCGGCCGTGGCCCTGGGCTTTCGGGACGCGGCCCAGAAGGCTGCGCCCACTGTGGTCAGCGTCGTGACCAGCAATTCGGCTGCGCGCAATCCGCGCCGCAACGACCCCTGGTTTCGCTACTTCTTTGGCGACCAGGAAGGCCAGCCGCAATCCGGTGTGGGCTCGGGCGTGATCGTGTCGCCGGAGGGTTATGTGCTCACCAACAACCATGTGGTCGACCACATGGATGACATCGAGGTGATGCTGACCGACGGGCGCAAGGCCTCTGCCAAGGTCATCGGCACCGACCCGGACACCGACCTGGCCGTGCTCAAGGTGGACCTGGACCGCCTGCCTTCCATCGCCTTCGGTGATTCGGATGCCTTGCAAGTCGGGGACCCTGTGCTGGCCATCGGCAACCCCTTCGGCGTGGGACAGACCGTGACGGCCGGCATCGTCAGCGCGCTGGGCCGTAACCAGCTGGGCATCAACACCTTCGAGAACTTCATCCAGACGGATGCGGCCATCAACCCGGGCAACTCCGGCGGTGCGCTGGTCGATGCCTCGGGCAACCTGGTCGGCATCAACAGCGCCATCTACTCGCGTTCAGGCGGCAGCCTGGGTATTGGCTTTGCCATTCCCGTGTCGACCGCGCGCCAGGTCATGGAAAGCCTGATCCGCGATGGCCAGGTGACCCGTGGCTGGATCGGCGTGGAGCCGCGTGACCTCACGCCCGAGATGGCCGAAACCTTCAACCTGCCGATCAAGGATGGCGTGCTGATCACGGGCGTCTTGCACAACGGCCCTGCCGCGCAAGGCGGCATGCGTCCGGGCGACGTGGTGGTCGAGGTGGCCCGCAACAAGGTGGCCAACACGGCACAGTTGCTCAACGCCGTGGCCTCGCTCAAACCGGGTGAGTCCGTGCAATTGCGCGTCCAGCGCGGCACTGAAATCCTGGCGCTCAACGTCGTGGTGGCCAAGCGCCCGAAGACGCCGCTTCAGGCGCGCAATCAGGACGAGTAA
- a CDS encoding twin-arginine translocase TatA/TatE family subunit yields MIDFGIDKLALIGAVALIVIGPEKLPRVARTVGVLLGKAQRYVSQVQSEVNRSMELEELKKVKAGLEEAARDVGQSVEHSINEARDAIYTDPLADHASQHEPTPYYSYGPPVRKNWRLKRGATPLWYKQRQGVRRQVQSGAARVARFRPGPR; encoded by the coding sequence ATGATTGATTTCGGCATCGACAAACTGGCGCTCATCGGTGCGGTGGCCCTGATCGTCATCGGGCCCGAGAAGCTGCCGCGCGTGGCCCGCACCGTGGGCGTGCTGCTGGGCAAGGCCCAGCGCTATGTGTCGCAGGTGCAAAGCGAGGTCAACCGCTCCATGGAGCTGGAAGAGCTCAAGAAGGTCAAGGCGGGGCTCGAAGAGGCTGCGCGCGACGTGGGCCAGTCCGTGGAGCACAGCATCAACGAAGCCCGCGATGCGATCTACACCGACCCGCTGGCCGACCACGCCTCGCAGCATGAGCCCACGCCCTACTACAGCTACGGCCCGCCCGTGCGCAAGAACTGGCGGCTCAAGCGTGGTGCCACGCCACTTTGGTACAAGCAACGCCAGGGCGTGCGCCGCCAGGTGCAGTCCGGCGCCGCGCGGGTGGCGCGCTTTCGTCCCGGCCCCCGCTGA
- the tatA gene encoding Sec-independent protein translocase subunit TatA, translated as MGSFSIWHWLIVLLIVVMVFGTKKLKNVGTDLGAAVKGFKDGMKDGTTSADAPPQQVTNAARQDANTVDVEAKSKS; from the coding sequence ATGGGTTCATTCAGCATTTGGCATTGGCTGATCGTGCTGCTCATCGTGGTGATGGTGTTTGGCACCAAGAAGCTCAAGAACGTGGGCACCGACCTGGGTGCGGCCGTGAAGGGTTTCAAGGATGGCATGAAGGACGGGACCACCTCGGCCGACGCGCCTCCTCAACAAGTGACCAACGCTGCCCGCCAGGACGCCAACACCGTTGACGTCGAAGCCAAGAGCAAGTCTTGA
- a CDS encoding phosphoribosyl-ATP diphosphatase, with translation MSATPSPSSPRQDVLARLAEVIESRKGGDPDKSYVARLFHKGTDTVLKKVGEEATETVMAGKDMAADPSEAHRKALVGEFADLWFHSMVAMAHLGLHPDEVVGELARREGLSGLEEFAMRKVKTSEGGAS, from the coding sequence ATGAGTGCCACGCCCTCCCCCTCCAGCCCGCGTCAGGACGTGCTTGCCCGCCTGGCCGAGGTGATCGAGTCCCGCAAGGGCGGCGACCCGGACAAAAGTTATGTGGCCCGCCTGTTCCACAAAGGCACCGACACCGTCTTGAAAAAGGTCGGTGAGGAAGCAACTGAGACGGTGATGGCCGGCAAGGACATGGCGGCCGACCCCAGCGAGGCGCACCGCAAGGCCTTGGTGGGCGAGTTCGCCGATCTGTGGTTTCACTCCATGGTGGCCATGGCCCACCTTGGCTTGCACCCCGACGAGGTGGTGGGTGAGCTGGCCCGGCGCGAGGGCCTGTCGGGCCTGGAGGAGTTCGCCATGCGGAAGGTAAAGACAAGTGAAGGTGGCGCATCCTGA
- the tatC gene encoding twin-arginine translocase subunit TatC, with protein sequence MSETNKPDEMDGSEQPFVSHLIELRDRLIRAVIAVGVCFLVLAIYPTPSVLYDWLALPLVQHLPKGATLIATNPISPFMVPIKVTMLAALMLALPVVLYQIWAFVAPGLYAHEKRLVLPLIISSTVLFFAGVAFCYFFVFGKVFTFIQSFAPKSITAAPDIEAYLSFVLNMFLAFGAAFEVPVVLVILARMGIVSVEKFKSFRSYFIVIAFVIAAVITPPDVVSQLSLAIPMCLLYEVGIWAAQLFVKHTRAPDSEDAPAA encoded by the coding sequence GTGAGTGAAACAAACAAACCAGACGAGATGGATGGCAGCGAACAGCCATTCGTGTCCCACCTGATCGAATTGCGTGACCGCCTGATCCGGGCGGTGATTGCCGTGGGGGTGTGCTTTCTTGTGCTGGCCATCTACCCAACACCTTCGGTCCTGTATGACTGGCTGGCGCTGCCGCTGGTGCAGCACCTGCCCAAGGGGGCCACGCTGATCGCCACCAACCCGATCTCGCCCTTCATGGTGCCAATCAAGGTCACGATGCTCGCGGCCCTGATGCTGGCCTTGCCGGTCGTGCTCTACCAGATCTGGGCCTTCGTTGCCCCGGGCCTGTACGCCCACGAAAAACGCCTGGTGCTGCCCTTGATCATCTCCAGCACGGTGCTGTTCTTTGCGGGCGTGGCCTTCTGCTACTTCTTCGTGTTCGGCAAGGTGTTCACCTTCATCCAGAGCTTTGCGCCCAAGAGCATCACGGCCGCACCCGATATCGAGGCCTACCTCAGCTTCGTGCTCAACATGTTCCTGGCATTTGGCGCGGCGTTTGAAGTGCCCGTGGTGCTGGTGATCCTGGCGCGCATGGGCATCGTGTCAGTCGAGAAGTTCAAGAGCTTTCGCAGCTACTTCATCGTCATCGCCTTCGTGATCGCCGCCGTGATCACGCCGCCGGATGTGGTGTCGCAACTGTCGCTGGCCATCCCCATGTGCCTGCTGTACGAGGTGGGTATCTGGGCCGCGCAGCTGTTCGTCAAGCACACGCGCGCCCCGGACAGCGAGGACGCACCAGCCGCCTGA
- the hisI gene encoding phosphoribosyl-AMP cyclohydrolase: MTWLDEIRWDENGLVPVIAQEDTSGDVLMFAWMNRDALARTAELGEAVYWSRSRRKLWHKGEESGHIQKVHAIRMDCDNDVVLLRVTQLGHEPGIACHTGRHSCFFQKFENGQWVSVDPVIKDPASIYQK; the protein is encoded by the coding sequence ATGACTTGGTTAGATGAAATCCGCTGGGACGAAAACGGGCTGGTGCCGGTGATCGCCCAGGAAGACACAAGTGGCGACGTGCTGATGTTTGCCTGGATGAACCGCGACGCCCTGGCCCGCACGGCCGAACTGGGCGAGGCGGTGTACTGGAGCCGTTCGCGCCGCAAGCTGTGGCACAAGGGCGAAGAGTCCGGCCACATCCAGAAAGTGCATGCCATCCGCATGGACTGCGACAACGACGTGGTGCTGCTGCGCGTGACGCAGCTCGGCCACGAGCCGGGTATCGCCTGCCACACCGGCCGTCACAGTTGCTTCTTCCAGAAATTCGAGAATGGTCAGTGGGTTTCGGTTGACCCGGTGATCAAGGACCCCGCCAGCATCTACCAAAAATGA